Proteins co-encoded in one Sebastes umbrosus isolate fSebUmb1 chromosome 20, fSebUmb1.pri, whole genome shotgun sequence genomic window:
- the zranb1a gene encoding ubiquitin thioesterase ZRANB1 codes for MTEQRVKWACDYCTYENWPSAVKCTMCRAHKSRGPIITEEPYKISPDLDPSPEWDPPRTESGGNLLICPDSSARPRVRSTSMAEIANKWSCQMCTYLNWPRALRCTQCLCQRQRTSSPTESPQTSGTNAGCRPALHSPVDTCEEYNDRNRLNTHQQHWTCTACTYQNWPTTLKCVACDHPKPNNLEAIVLAESPEPAPMINEQDRSRWRGSCSGGQGQRRSPPMPKREDSVKMDFQRIELAAGAMSSKEEQEVDFKKLKQIRNRMRKTDWLFLNACAGVVEGDLAAIEAYKSSGGDIARQLTADEVQLLNRSSAFDVGFTLVHLAIRFQRQDMLAILLTEVNQQAAKCIPSMVCPELTEQIRREIAASLHQRKGDFACYFLTDPVTFTLPADIEDLPPAVQEKLFDEVLDRDVQKELEEESPVINWSLELGTRLDSRLYALWNRTAGDCLLDSVLQATWGIYDKDSVLRKTLHDSLHDCSHWFYTRWKEWESWYSQSFGLHFSLREEQWQEDWAFILSLASQPGASLEQTHIFVLAHILRRPIIVYGVKYYKSFRGETLGYTRFQGVYLPLLWEQSFCWKSPIALGYTRGHFSALVAMENDGYDNRGAGANLNTDDDVTVTFLPLVDSERKLLHIHFLSAQEMGNEEQQEKLLREWLDCCVTEGGMLAAMQKSSRRRNHPLVTQMVEKWLDRYRQIRPCASLSDGEEEEDEDE; via the exons ATGACAGAACAGAGGGTAAAGTGGGCCTGTGACTACTGCACGTATGAGAACTGGCCGTCTGCAGTCAAGTGCACCATGTGCCGTGCACACAAGTCGAGGGGTCCCATCATCACAGAGGAACCCTACAAGATCAGCCCTGATCTGGACCCAAGTCCGGAGTGGGATCCTCCCAGAACTGAGAGTGGCGGCAACCTCCTCATCTGCCCTGACTCCAGTGCTAGGCCGAGAGTCAGGTCAACCAGCATGGCTGAGATTGCCAATAAGTGGTCCTGCCAGATGTGCACCTACCTGAACTGGCCCCGAGCCCTCCGCTGCACACAGTGTCTGTGTCAGCGCCAGAGGACCAGCAGCCCCACCGAGTCCCCCCAGACTTCAGGCACCAACGCAGGCTGTCGTCCTGCTCTCCACTCCCCTGTGGATACCTGTGAGGAGTACAATGACAGAAACAGACTCAACACCCATCAGCAGCACTGGACATGCACGGCTTGCACTTACCAGAACTGGCCCACGACTTTAAAGTGTGTGGCTTGTGACCACCCCAAGCCCAACAACCTAGAAGCCATAGTGCTGGCAGAGTCTCCAGAGCCAGCACCTATGATCAATGAGCAGGACAGGTCTCGTTGGAGGGGAAGTTGCAGTGGAGGCCAGGGCCAAAGGAGGTCCCCTCCTATGCCCAAGAGGGAAGACAGCGTGAAAATGGACTTCCAGAGGATAGAGCTCGCAGCTGGAGCCATGAGCAGCAAGGAGGAGCAAGAGGTCGACTTCAAGAAGCTAAAGCAGATTAGAAATCGAATGAGGAAAACAGACTGGCTGTTCCTCAATGCATGTGCTG GCGTGGTGGAGGGAGACCTGGCAGCAATAGAAGCCTACAAGTCATCCGGTGGCGACATCGCCCGGCAGCTCACCGCTGACGAGGTGCAGCTCCTCAACCGGTCCTCAGCGTTTGACGTTGGCTTCACCCTGGTCCATCTGGCCATCCGCTTCCAGAGGCAAGACATGCTAGCCATCCTGCTCACAGAG GTGAACCAGCAGGCAGCTAAGTGCATCCCCTCCATGGTGTGTCCGGAGCTGACGGAGCAGATCCGCAGGGAGATTGCAGCATCACTACATCAACGCAAAGGAGACTTCGCCTGTTACTTCCTCACTGACCCGGTCACCTTCACCCTGCCTGCAG ATATAGAGGATTTGCCACCTGCTGTCCAAGAGAAGTTGTTTGATGAGGTATTGGATCGAGATGTGCAGAAAG AGTTGGAAGAGGAATCTCCTGTCATCAACTGGTCACTGGAGCTGGGCACACGCCTGGACAGTCGTCTCTATGCATTGTGGAATCGCACAGCCGGAGACTGTCTGTTGGACTCTGTTCTACAGGCCACCTGGGGCATCTACGACAAGGACTCTGTTCTCCGCAAGACCCTCCATGACAGCCTGCATGACTGCTCCCATTG GTTTTACACACGCTGGAAGGAGTGGGAGTCGTGGTACTCGCAGAGTTTCGGGTTGCATTTCTCCCTGAGAGAGGAGCAGTGGCAGGAGGACTGGGCGTTCATCCTGTCGTTGGCCAGCCAG CCCGGGGCCAGCCTGGAGCAGACCCATATTTTTGTTCTTGCACACATTCTTCGCAGACCGATCATAGTCTACGGAGTGAAATACTACAAAAGTTTCCGTGGGGAAACGTTAGGATACACTCGTTTTCAAG gtgTGTACCTGCCTCTGTTATGGGAGCAGAGTTTCTGCTGGAAGAGCCCCATTGCCCTGGGCTACACTCGGGGCCACTTCTCGGCCCTGGTGGCCATGGAGAACGACGGCTACGACAATCGCGGTGCGGGCGCCAACCTCAATACTGACGATGATGTCACGGTCACTTTCTTGCCACTGGTGGACAGCGAGAGGAAGCTGCTGCAcattcacttcctgtctgcgcAAGAG ATGGGCAacgaggagcagcaggagaagcTGCTGAGGGAATGGCTGGACTGCTGCGTGACAGAAGGAGGCATGCTGGCAGCCATGCAGAAGAGCTCTCGCCGCCGTAACCACCCCCTGGTCACCCAGATGGTGGAGAAGTGGTTGGacagataccgccagatccgcccctgtgcctctctgtctgacggcgaggaagaggaggacgaagacGAGTGA
- the LOC119479988 gene encoding C-terminal-binding protein 2 isoform X3, which translates to MSLTDKHKVKRQRLDRICEGIRPQIMNGPMHPRPLVALLDGRDCTVEMPILKDLATVAFCDAQSTQEIHEKVLNEAVGAMMYHTITLTREDLEKFKALRIIIRIGSGYDNIDIKAAGELGIAVCNIPSAAVEETADSTLCHILNLYRRNTWLYQALREGTRVQSVEQIREVASGAARIRGETLGLIGFGRSGQAVAVRAKVFGFNVIFYDPYLQDGLERSLGVQRVYTLQDLLYQSDCVSLHCNLNEHNHHLINDFTIKQMRQGAFLVNTARGGLVDEKALAQALKEGRIRGAALDVHETEPFTFSQGPLKDAPNLICTPHTAWYSEQASLEMREAAATEIRRAITGRIPDSLRNCVNKEFFVTTAPWAVMDQPGVHPELNGAAYRVPEGSRRDFLFLNYFCIPSQYPPGVVGVAPGGIPGALEGMVPGGVPIAHTLPSGTHPSQAPSPNQPSKHGETREHLTEQ; encoded by the exons GTATTCGGCCCCAAATCATGAACGGGCCAATGCATCCGCGCCCCCTTGTGGCGCTGCTGGACGGGCGCGACTGCACCGTGGAGATGCCCATCCTGAAAGACTTGGCGACTGTCGCCTTCTGCGACGCCCAGTCCACACAGGAGATACACGAgaag gtgcTCAATGAAGCAGTGGGTGCCATGATGTACCACACCATCACCCTGACCAGAGAGGATCTGGAAAAGTTCAAAGCCCTACGCATCATCATCCGCATCGGCAGCGGCTACGACAACATCGACATCAAGGCTGCTGGAGAGCTGG gcATCGCTGTGTGCAACATTCCCTCGGCAGCTGTGGaggagacggcagactccaccCTGTGCCACATCCTCAACCTTTACCGGCGGAACACCTGGCTGTACCAGGCTCTCCGGGAGGGCACGCGGGTCCAGAGCGTGGAGCAGATCCGCGAGGTGGCGTCCGGCGCCGCCCGCATCCGTGGCGAAACCCTCGGCCTCATCGGCTTCG GTCGTTCGGGCCAGGCAGTGGCGGTGCGGGCCAAAGTTTTCGGCTTCAACGTCATCTTCTACGACCCCTACCTGCAGGACGGCCTGGAGCGCTCGCTGGGCGTCCAGCGCGTCTACACCCTGCAGGACCTGCTCTACCAGAGCGACTGCGTCTCCCTGCACTGCAACCTGAACGAACACAACCACCACCTCATCAACGACTTCACCATCAAACAG ATGCGTCAAGGTGCGTTCCTGGTCAACACCGCGCGGGGAGGCCTGGTGGATGAGAAGGCGCTGGCCCAGGCGTTGAAGGAGGGCAGGATACGTGGAGCCGCCTTGGACGTTCATGAGACGGAGCCCTTCAC tTTTTCTCAGGGCCCACTGAAAGACGCTCCAAACCTGATCTGCACACCACACACAGCCTGGTACAGCGAGCAGGCCTCTCTGGAGATGAGGGAGGCAGCCGCCACCGAGATCCGAAGAGCCATCaccg GCCGTATCCCTGACAGCCTAAGAAACTGCGTCAACAAGGAGTTCTTTGTCACCACGGCACCGTGGGCAGTTATGGATCAACCGGGCGTTCACCCTGAGCTCAACGGCGCCGCCTACAG AGTCCCTGAGGGGTCACGgagggattttttatttttgaactaTTTTTGCATTCCCTCACA ATACCCGCCGGGTGTAGTTGGAGTGGCTCCGGGTGGCATCCCAGGGGCATTAGAGGGCATGGTTCCAGGTGGGGTGCCCATCGCCCACACCCTGCCCTCTGGTACACACCCCTCCCAGGCCCCGTCGCCCAACCAGCCCTCTAAACACGGCGAGACCAGAGAGCACCTCACCGAGCAATAG
- the LOC119479988 gene encoding C-terminal-binding protein 2 isoform X4: protein MSLTDKHKVKRQRLDRICEGKLMSIRPQIMNGPMHPRPLVALLDGRDCTVEMPILKDLATVAFCDAQSTQEIHEKVLNEAVGAMMYHTITLTREDLEKFKALRIIIRIGSGYDNIDIKAAGELGIAVCNIPSAAVEETADSTLCHILNLYRRNTWLYQALREGTRVQSVEQIREVASGAARIRGETLGLIGFGRSGQAVAVRAKVFGFNVIFYDPYLQDGLERSLGVQRVYTLQDLLYQSDCVSLHCNLNEHNHHLINDFTIKQMRQGAFLVNTARGGLVDEKALAQALKEGRIRGAALDVHETEPFTFSQGPLKDAPNLICTPHTAWYSEQASLEMREAAATEIRRAITGRIPDSLRNCVNKEFFVTTAPWAVMDQPGVHPELNGAAYRYPPGVVGVAPGGIPGALEGMVPGGVPIAHTLPSGTHPSQAPSPNQPSKHGETREHLTEQ from the exons GTATTCGGCCCCAAATCATGAACGGGCCAATGCATCCGCGCCCCCTTGTGGCGCTGCTGGACGGGCGCGACTGCACCGTGGAGATGCCCATCCTGAAAGACTTGGCGACTGTCGCCTTCTGCGACGCCCAGTCCACACAGGAGATACACGAgaag gtgcTCAATGAAGCAGTGGGTGCCATGATGTACCACACCATCACCCTGACCAGAGAGGATCTGGAAAAGTTCAAAGCCCTACGCATCATCATCCGCATCGGCAGCGGCTACGACAACATCGACATCAAGGCTGCTGGAGAGCTGG gcATCGCTGTGTGCAACATTCCCTCGGCAGCTGTGGaggagacggcagactccaccCTGTGCCACATCCTCAACCTTTACCGGCGGAACACCTGGCTGTACCAGGCTCTCCGGGAGGGCACGCGGGTCCAGAGCGTGGAGCAGATCCGCGAGGTGGCGTCCGGCGCCGCCCGCATCCGTGGCGAAACCCTCGGCCTCATCGGCTTCG GTCGTTCGGGCCAGGCAGTGGCGGTGCGGGCCAAAGTTTTCGGCTTCAACGTCATCTTCTACGACCCCTACCTGCAGGACGGCCTGGAGCGCTCGCTGGGCGTCCAGCGCGTCTACACCCTGCAGGACCTGCTCTACCAGAGCGACTGCGTCTCCCTGCACTGCAACCTGAACGAACACAACCACCACCTCATCAACGACTTCACCATCAAACAG ATGCGTCAAGGTGCGTTCCTGGTCAACACCGCGCGGGGAGGCCTGGTGGATGAGAAGGCGCTGGCCCAGGCGTTGAAGGAGGGCAGGATACGTGGAGCCGCCTTGGACGTTCATGAGACGGAGCCCTTCAC tTTTTCTCAGGGCCCACTGAAAGACGCTCCAAACCTGATCTGCACACCACACACAGCCTGGTACAGCGAGCAGGCCTCTCTGGAGATGAGGGAGGCAGCCGCCACCGAGATCCGAAGAGCCATCaccg GCCGTATCCCTGACAGCCTAAGAAACTGCGTCAACAAGGAGTTCTTTGTCACCACGGCACCGTGGGCAGTTATGGATCAACCGGGCGTTCACCCTGAGCTCAACGGCGCCGCCTACAG ATACCCGCCGGGTGTAGTTGGAGTGGCTCCGGGTGGCATCCCAGGGGCATTAGAGGGCATGGTTCCAGGTGGGGTGCCCATCGCCCACACCCTGCCCTCTGGTACACACCCCTCCCAGGCCCCGTCGCCCAACCAGCCCTCTAAACACGGCGAGACCAGAGAGCACCTCACCGAGCAATAG
- the LOC119479988 gene encoding C-terminal-binding protein 2 isoform X5, translated as MSLTDKHKVKRQRLDRICEGIRPQIMNGPMHPRPLVALLDGRDCTVEMPILKDLATVAFCDAQSTQEIHEKVLNEAVGAMMYHTITLTREDLEKFKALRIIIRIGSGYDNIDIKAAGELGIAVCNIPSAAVEETADSTLCHILNLYRRNTWLYQALREGTRVQSVEQIREVASGAARIRGETLGLIGFGRSGQAVAVRAKVFGFNVIFYDPYLQDGLERSLGVQRVYTLQDLLYQSDCVSLHCNLNEHNHHLINDFTIKQMRQGAFLVNTARGGLVDEKALAQALKEGRIRGAALDVHETEPFTFSQGPLKDAPNLICTPHTAWYSEQASLEMREAAATEIRRAITGRIPDSLRNCVNKEFFVTTAPWAVMDQPGVHPELNGAAYRYPPGVVGVAPGGIPGALEGMVPGGVPIAHTLPSGTHPSQAPSPNQPSKHGETREHLTEQ; from the exons GTATTCGGCCCCAAATCATGAACGGGCCAATGCATCCGCGCCCCCTTGTGGCGCTGCTGGACGGGCGCGACTGCACCGTGGAGATGCCCATCCTGAAAGACTTGGCGACTGTCGCCTTCTGCGACGCCCAGTCCACACAGGAGATACACGAgaag gtgcTCAATGAAGCAGTGGGTGCCATGATGTACCACACCATCACCCTGACCAGAGAGGATCTGGAAAAGTTCAAAGCCCTACGCATCATCATCCGCATCGGCAGCGGCTACGACAACATCGACATCAAGGCTGCTGGAGAGCTGG gcATCGCTGTGTGCAACATTCCCTCGGCAGCTGTGGaggagacggcagactccaccCTGTGCCACATCCTCAACCTTTACCGGCGGAACACCTGGCTGTACCAGGCTCTCCGGGAGGGCACGCGGGTCCAGAGCGTGGAGCAGATCCGCGAGGTGGCGTCCGGCGCCGCCCGCATCCGTGGCGAAACCCTCGGCCTCATCGGCTTCG GTCGTTCGGGCCAGGCAGTGGCGGTGCGGGCCAAAGTTTTCGGCTTCAACGTCATCTTCTACGACCCCTACCTGCAGGACGGCCTGGAGCGCTCGCTGGGCGTCCAGCGCGTCTACACCCTGCAGGACCTGCTCTACCAGAGCGACTGCGTCTCCCTGCACTGCAACCTGAACGAACACAACCACCACCTCATCAACGACTTCACCATCAAACAG ATGCGTCAAGGTGCGTTCCTGGTCAACACCGCGCGGGGAGGCCTGGTGGATGAGAAGGCGCTGGCCCAGGCGTTGAAGGAGGGCAGGATACGTGGAGCCGCCTTGGACGTTCATGAGACGGAGCCCTTCAC tTTTTCTCAGGGCCCACTGAAAGACGCTCCAAACCTGATCTGCACACCACACACAGCCTGGTACAGCGAGCAGGCCTCTCTGGAGATGAGGGAGGCAGCCGCCACCGAGATCCGAAGAGCCATCaccg GCCGTATCCCTGACAGCCTAAGAAACTGCGTCAACAAGGAGTTCTTTGTCACCACGGCACCGTGGGCAGTTATGGATCAACCGGGCGTTCACCCTGAGCTCAACGGCGCCGCCTACAG ATACCCGCCGGGTGTAGTTGGAGTGGCTCCGGGTGGCATCCCAGGGGCATTAGAGGGCATGGTTCCAGGTGGGGTGCCCATCGCCCACACCCTGCCCTCTGGTACACACCCCTCCCAGGCCCCGTCGCCCAACCAGCCCTCTAAACACGGCGAGACCAGAGAGCACCTCACCGAGCAATAG
- the LOC119479988 gene encoding C-terminal-binding protein 2 isoform X6: MSLTDKHKVKRQRLDRICEGIRPQIMNGPMHPRPLVALLDGRDCTVEMPILKDLATVAFCDAQSTQEIHEKVLNEAVGAMMYHTITLTREDLEKFKALRIIIRIGSGYDNIDIKAAGELGIAVCNIPSAAVEETADSTLCHILNLYRRNTWLYQALREGTRVQSVEQIREVASGAARIRGETLGLIGFGRSGQAVAVRAKVFGFNVIFYDPYLQDGLERSLGVQRVYTLQDLLYQSDCVSLHCNLNEHNHHLINDFTIKQMRQGAFLVNTARGGLVDEKALAQALKEGRIRGAALDVHETEPFTFSQGPLKDAPNLICTPHTAWYSEQASLEMREAAATEIRRAITGRIPDSLRNCVNKEFFVTTAPWAVMDQPGVHPELNGAAYSQVNQSLPGITTGVPQDKIIA; encoded by the exons GTATTCGGCCCCAAATCATGAACGGGCCAATGCATCCGCGCCCCCTTGTGGCGCTGCTGGACGGGCGCGACTGCACCGTGGAGATGCCCATCCTGAAAGACTTGGCGACTGTCGCCTTCTGCGACGCCCAGTCCACACAGGAGATACACGAgaag gtgcTCAATGAAGCAGTGGGTGCCATGATGTACCACACCATCACCCTGACCAGAGAGGATCTGGAAAAGTTCAAAGCCCTACGCATCATCATCCGCATCGGCAGCGGCTACGACAACATCGACATCAAGGCTGCTGGAGAGCTGG gcATCGCTGTGTGCAACATTCCCTCGGCAGCTGTGGaggagacggcagactccaccCTGTGCCACATCCTCAACCTTTACCGGCGGAACACCTGGCTGTACCAGGCTCTCCGGGAGGGCACGCGGGTCCAGAGCGTGGAGCAGATCCGCGAGGTGGCGTCCGGCGCCGCCCGCATCCGTGGCGAAACCCTCGGCCTCATCGGCTTCG GTCGTTCGGGCCAGGCAGTGGCGGTGCGGGCCAAAGTTTTCGGCTTCAACGTCATCTTCTACGACCCCTACCTGCAGGACGGCCTGGAGCGCTCGCTGGGCGTCCAGCGCGTCTACACCCTGCAGGACCTGCTCTACCAGAGCGACTGCGTCTCCCTGCACTGCAACCTGAACGAACACAACCACCACCTCATCAACGACTTCACCATCAAACAG ATGCGTCAAGGTGCGTTCCTGGTCAACACCGCGCGGGGAGGCCTGGTGGATGAGAAGGCGCTGGCCCAGGCGTTGAAGGAGGGCAGGATACGTGGAGCCGCCTTGGACGTTCATGAGACGGAGCCCTTCAC tTTTTCTCAGGGCCCACTGAAAGACGCTCCAAACCTGATCTGCACACCACACACAGCCTGGTACAGCGAGCAGGCCTCTCTGGAGATGAGGGAGGCAGCCGCCACCGAGATCCGAAGAGCCATCaccg GCCGTATCCCTGACAGCCTAAGAAACTGCGTCAACAAGGAGTTCTTTGTCACCACGGCACCGTGGGCAGTTATGGATCAACCGGGCGTTCACCCTGAGCTCAACGGCGCCGCCTACAG CCAAGTGAACCAATCTCTTCCGGGCATAACAACCGGTGTCCCCCAAGACAAAATTATTGCCTAG